DNA sequence from the Fusarium verticillioides 7600 chromosome 2, whole genome shotgun sequence genome:
CATCGGGAGCAGGGTATGTTGAGTATGTGAACTGAGGTGGGCTGTCTGAGCGAGCTCGATCGTCGTAGTtgccagagaagaaaagctcgTCAGTGTGCTCCATGGGAGGAGTGAACTGGCCCTGTGAAGCAACAGACTTGCTGGGAGCGCCGGATTGCGATTTTTGAGACTTGGGTGCGGAGGGGGATCGCTTCGACTTGGTAGGCTTCTGTGGCTGCTTGTCGGACTCGGCATCGTCAGAAGAACCAGCACGGCGCTCGAGGTCTTCAAGGCGGcgcttgagcttcttgcctgAAAAGGACTGTTAGTTCTGCGAAAACAGCTTATGAGGCTCCAGAGTAAATCTAGAGTCAAGCAGGCTCAACATACGGTAGTTGCGCTGAGCAATGCGGTTCTGTATTCTTCGGCGCTCAGCAAGGTCAGAGATCTTGGTCCAGTCCTCGTCGGGGTTGGCAGAAGCACTGAAGGCACTGCTTGTNNNNNNNNNNNNNNNNNNNNNNNNNNNNNNNNNNNNNNNNNNNNNNNNNNNNNNNNNNNNNNNNNNNNNNNNNNNNNNNNNNNNNNNNNNNNNNNNNNNNNNNNNNNNNNNNNNNNNNNNNNNNNNNNNNNNNNNNNNNNNNNNNNNNNNNNNNNNNNNNNNNNNNNNNNNNNNNNNNNNNNNNNNNNNNNNNNNNNNNNNNNNNNNNNNNNNNNNNNNNNNNNNNNNNNNNNNNNNNNNNNNNNNNNNNNNNNNNNNNNNNNNNNNNNNNNNNNNNNNNNNNNNNNNNNNNNNNNNNNNNNNNNNNNNNNNNNNNNNNNNNNNNNNNNNNNNNNNNNNNNNNNNNNNNNNNNNNNNNNNNNNNNNNNNNNNNNNNNNNNNNNNNNNNNNNNNNNNNNNNNNNNNNNNNNNNNNNNNNNNNNNNNNNNNNNNNNNNNNNNNNNNNNNNNNNNNNNNNNNNNNNNNNNNNNNNNNNNNNNNNNNNNNNNNNNNNNNNNNNNNNNNNNNNNNNNNNNNNNNNNNNNNNNNNNNNNNNNNNNNNNNNNNGGGGGAACTTGGTTTATTCTCAGTTGTTTCCTGTATCTGTCTGTCCTCTGGTGTCTGTCTTTATATCCAAACGAGCTGAGAGGCTATGATGGTCAAGGCGAGATGGTGAGTTGCCTGAGGTGAGGATGGTGGCAGTGGGTATATATAAGTAGAGATGAGTGCAAGGTGAGAgtgatcaagaagatctgaAGCTACTTGAAGCTGAATctgttgatgaacttggagatAGATGGAGAGCAAGACGGTTGGTGAGGGGGAAGAGGCTGTATATTAAATAAATGTCCCCAAAGCTGCGCGGAGCAGGCATGGCATAAGGTAACGGAAAGACCCAAGGACGTGAGTGAGTGACGAGTGAGTGGAAGGGACCCTACAAGGGCAGGGGCGTGTGAGGCGTGCGCCTaccctaccttaccttgccttacgGGTACCTACTGTACGGGCTGCACTGTACCCATGAGGGGGTATCCAGCGCTGGACATTGCCTTGCCCTGCGCTGTGCTGCGCTTTCCACTCTGTTTCTGGCGTCTCTTTGATCAATCTGCAGTGtagagtgagtgagtgagttAGGTTGAATACACGCCTCTCCCCCCTACCCCCTCCATCACACACAGACATCCTCCACTTTCCACATCGCACACCTCTCCCCTAGCACTACTGTACCTAACTTAGTACCAAGCACCCAAGACGGCACGGCCACACACAAGCAGAAAAAGGTCCCTGGCTATGTACCTTACCTGGGCGtggcaccagcaccaaggaGAGGGGGTGTTGTTTAGTTGCTTGCGGGGGCTCTTTCGCCTCTGTCTCTCATCAGTCACTCACTGTGTCTCTCTCTGGCTGGCGCTGGCCTCACAGGGCTGGTGCTCATCACCCTCTGAGCCCCAATCCAATGCACTCTGCAGACAAGGTCAGGGTAGCTCATGGTACGTACCTCCGCCTTTTCAACCTTTCCATTCAAACAAAGTCTGTCCCCACTGGCGCTCGCACTCGTTCCTCTCTCACTGGGCCATTTGCGATGCTACGGGGCATCGAAATCCTTTCGCTATGATCCTTGTGCCAAGCATTTCGTTCACTCATTCTCGAGTCCAGGGCCGTAATTTGGCATCGCGGCTGCTAATAGCGAAAGGCGAGACAGTTATGAATTGCTTCATTTTCTATTTATTGAATTTATTGACGGCAAAATGAGAGATGCGCTGACTGCTGGCCACTACAAATCTTCCACTAATACACTTGAAACTGTCTCATTTGGTACAGTACGGCCCGTGCTGTCGACCGGTGATCATTAAAACCTACCTCAAGGATTTATAATAAACTCCGCTGGCCATGTCCGAATCCGACTCCATTCGGACGAATAGAGCAAATTACCAGGATACTGACAAACTCATTATCCATTTGTGAGCAGGTTTGCTATCATGATGCTATGGCTAGCCAGATGAAATGCTGAATGATAAATCCAAATATCTGGATGTCTGCCTATATGCACAACAACCTCGCTGTGGAACAAGGAGGGGAGTGTTGCCATGCCACACAACGGTGTCTCGTCAAAAGAGCGGGATTCACTGAGCTACAGATCGGGGCTCGAGTAGGGCATGAGACGGGATTGAGCATCTGCTGTGTCTTCTCATGCTATAACAAAGCATGGCATATGCTATACTACACCATACTGCGCCGTGCCATGAAGCAGTAACGTATCGTATGCCAGATACGGCTTGGTTTGGAATGTGAGCGTATTGGGTTTTACCAGTTCTGAACCGTTCGTCACGTAACATCAACGGTGGAGAGATAAAGAGACGATGAACTACTAGGCGCAGCCAAGTCACCAGAAGGGCGGGAGCAAGACAAACAGAAGCCATCAGAGAGGCTGGCGCTATTAACAGAGCAGATGCCACATTCTAAACGTCTGGAAAGCCAACAACTGATAGAGGGACGAGACACAGAGAGGTACTGTATGTTCCTTTGAAATCCGGCGCTGCACTCCCGGTAGTGGACGCTAAACGAGCAAGCCAACCAGGTCCCCGAGATCAAGCCATGgaccagcaaagaagcttcaAGACAGACTCGATGGGAATCTGGGCTAAATTTGCCCACAATTAGTCTATCGAGTCGATTGCCGTCTCCGTCTCTAGCGCAGCGTAGCATCGCCCTGCTTCCCCTAGTTAGCTCTCCCATGCCAGGCCCCCCCAGGTCAGTCTCAGTCCCAGTCCCAGCACCCAGGGCACGTTCACTCACGTCCAGTCCCATGTCCTGGGGCTACCTTATCCACTGTTTTGAACTGAGCCTCTCGTCTGCCATTTAAAATTCCCTGTCCTAGAGAAAGGGTTCCTCTTAAAGCCGATGGAGACAGTCTCCAATACAACCCAACCCTGGGAACACATCAATAGAGGCTGGCCAATCACAAATAGGTCGACCCGAGCCCCCATAGTGGTAGAGAAGAGACCCCGAAATGATATGCTTTTGATCCAACTCAGCCCTGGGACCAATTGGAGTTCCACAATCCCAGGCTCTCTCACACTCGAGACTTGTGTGAGTCTGGTCTTGGACTGTCAGTCGCTCCAAGGACCGTTTTGCCGGGTAAGAAGACCTTTTGACCGGGCCGATCATGTCGTTCATTCTGGCAGCGCCCGTCGTAGGGCTGTGTGACGACACGATTAGTTCTTATTCATCAG
Encoded proteins:
- a CDS encoding hypothetical protein (At least one base has a quality score < 10), which produces MGTVQPVHASANPDEDWTKISDLAERRRIQNRIAQRNYRKKLKRRLEDLERRAGSSDDAESDKQPQKPTKSKRSPSAPKSQKSQSGAPSKSVASQGQFTPPMEHTDELFFSGNYDDRARSDSPPQFTYSTYPAPDEILLAPYGSTQSYPAITTADAYPNYMTASTVPMTLPSMTHFSDAIKRETYPSDDGLTPYMTYGYMPPMEFNSGSPYEQSNPHVSHASQTPRGVVRDPRC
- a CDS encoding hypothetical protein (At least one base has a quality score < 10), whose translation is MGTVQPVHASANPDEDWTKISDLAERRRIQNRIAQRNYRKKLKRRLEDLERRAGSSDDAESDKQPQKPTKSKRSPSAPKSQKSQSGAPSKSVASQGQFTPPMEHTDELFFSGNYDDRARSDSPPQFTYSTYPAPDEILLAPYGSTQSYPAITTADAYPNYMTASTVPMTLPSMTHFSDAIKRETYPSDDGLTPYMTYGYMPPMEFNSGSPYEQSNPHTPPLSHSFDHSANCSEAGFDYPATPLSMPGSPGLIQHQ